In Glandiceps talaboti chromosome 16, keGlaTala1.1, whole genome shotgun sequence, a single window of DNA contains:
- the LOC144447197 gene encoding cytochrome P450 2U1-like translates to MASVESILLWNSTQLILVFLVTFLTLVWIFRRQKNLPPGPKGWPVVGSLFSLSKHPYKTFLEWGQMYGDVMSVRLGTELVVVLNSREALRDAFVKQAAKFSSRPTNSTTALLFKQKGLIDSTPPTWQVLRKHTSKSLHQFGMGKVLIEERILDECDFLIKRLNNHLNKSIDLRHLFSNAVSNILCAMLFGSRFDYDDDNFKELLGLNEAVLKDVLSSNLLTFIPILWYFPLPIKYSLIKNWHKVRDYFDEKIKEHKIMTQNQTDSESMIDWYLLKAKEIQERKIQDPSLACLSELDHLRLIWFELFIGGTDTSSNALLWTVLYLAKYPDFQDKCVKDIENGIGMDKTPCFADKSKLPFIEAVTLEIQRIATIVPLAIPHKTSEPATLRGYSIPKNTMVFANLWAVHMDGTEWEDPETFDPGRFLDENGNINKMKSNRIMPFGIGPRECIGLQLAKVEIFLFLTSILQRFEFKLPEGDNPSTEGTLGIVHMPQPYKVFIRSRDKP, encoded by the exons ATGGCGTCTGTCGAATCAATTCTGCTGTGGAATAGTACGCAACTAATTCTCGTCTTCTTGGTTACATTCCTCACCTTGGTGTGGATTTTCCGTCGTCAAAAAAATCTACCTCCAGGTCCAAAAGGTTGGCCTGTCGTTGGATCCTTGTTTTCTCTCAGTAAACACCCATACAAGACTTTTCTGGAATGGGGTCAGATGTATGGAGACGTTATGAGTGTTCGGTTGGGGACAGAATTGGTGGTGGTACTGAACAGTCGTGAGGCCCTTAGAGATGCTTTCGTCAAACAAGCTGCCAAGTTTTCATCCAGACCAACGAATTCGACTACTGCACTTTTGTTTAAACAAAAAG GACTCATTGACTCTACGCCACCTACTTGGCAAGTTCTCCGTAAACATACTTCGAAAAGCCTTCATCAATTTGGCATGGGAAAAGTTCTCATAGAAGAGCGCATTCTCGATGAATGCGATTTTCTCATCAAACGACTCAATAATCACCTAAACAAGTCGATTGATCTTCGCCACCTCTTCTCGAATGCTGTCTCCAACATATTATGCGCAATGTTGTTTGGCAGTAGATTTGATTACGATGATGATAACTTCAAAGAACTTCTTGGATTAAATGAAGCCGTGCTGAAAGATGTACTTTCATCTAACTTGTTAACATTCATTCCCATTCTTTGGTATTTCCCGTTACCGATCAAATACAGCCTCATCAAGAACTGGCATAAAGTCCGTGACTactttgatgaaaaaataaagGAACACAAGATAATGACCCAAAACCAAACCGATAGCGAGAGTATGATAGATTGGTATCTTTTGAAAGCCAAAGAGATTCAGGAAAGGAAGATTCAAGACCCATCTCTTGCTTGTCTAAGTGAACTGGACCATCTGCGTCTCATATGGTTTGAATTGTTCATTGGCGGAACTGACACATCATCGAATGCGTTACTTTGGACCGTGCTGTATCTAGCTAAGTATCCAGACTTTCAGGATAAGTGCGTTAAGGACATTGAAAATGGAATCGGTATGGATAAGACACCATGCTTTGCTGATAAATCTAAACTTCCCTTCATTGAAGCCGTAACTCTGGAAATTCAACGGATCGCAACGATAGTACCATTAGCAATACCACACAAAACATCAGAACCTGCAACACTTCGCGGCTACTCCATTCCGAAGAACACAATGGTCTTTGCTAATCTTTGGGCAGTTCATATGGATGGAACAGAATGGGAAGATCCTGAGACATTTGATCCCGGACGCTTTCTTGATGAAAATGGCAACATTAACAAGATGAAGAGCAATAGAATAATGCCTTTTGGAATTG GTCCTCGTGAGTGCATTGGATTACAACTTgctaaagttgaaatctttttATTTCTGACTTCAATACTCCAACGATTCGAGTTTAAGCTACCTGAAGGGGATAACCCATCAACGGAAGGAACTCTTGGGATCGTTCATATGCCGCAGCCGTACAAGGTGTTCATCCGCAGCCGTGACAAACCATAA
- the LOC144447198 gene encoding major facilitator superfamily domain-containing protein 6-like produces MDENVNSEKMNILDPENHDEKDLKTQTGSDDGNFLTVNKRLLPVKLFYLFFFGGVGAVFPYITVFYKQLGLDPLRIGILGGIRPFVSFFSAFVWGAVADAYRIRKLALLMSVCAWMVLMTAMGFVPPADEAECPVAPSVVLAYLNASHNEGETLVGERLLTSEAMKSTAMHEYEQQVVRYEIINGRESKNRNKIFHTQLQVSKGVDLAMINTTKLREVDVAATIEMMMDESDTSWLFQPEGVLRIFIIFLALIVFGEFMQAPTFALGDTATLDCLDGDYDRYGQQRVWGSVGFGVCAFGVGALVDSTRTTYVKCGITMVFSNYRVAFCCYAVVVFMALIVASRLKFKEHDKDQKSDHDIMELMKTLCCICHVSVLLVMFFFGICNGAIFGFLFWHLENLGASQLLMGTSSLISPASEIIMFFLSYRVIALIGHINVLHLGLASFSIRFLIYAVIDNPWWVLPTEALQGVSYAAVWTALTSYLALAVPSDSFATIQGILHGVYWGLGFGVGNFLTGVLIEYYGAVNTFMGFSVASSVVLVLFVILQCICPKPEFLKKGYNKINGAVSAEKMEKD; encoded by the exons ATGGATGAGAACGTGAATAGCGAAAAGATGAACATTTTGGATCCTGAAAATCACGACGAGAAAGATTTGAAAACACAAACAGGAAGCGATGATGGTAATTTCTTGACAGTAAATAAACGACTTCTACCAGTCAAGTTATTCTATCTATTCTTCTTTGGAGGGGTTGGTGCGGTATTCCCGTATATCACGGTCTTCTATAAGCAACTCGGGCTTGACCCACTCCGCATAGGTATTCTAGGAGGCATTCGTCCTTTTGTTTCCTTTTTCAGCGCTTTCGTCTGGGGTGCTGTTGCCGATGCCTACAGAATACGAAAACTTGCGTTGTTGATGTCTGTTTGTGCCTGGATGGTCCTGATGACGGCAATGGGGTTCGTTCCTCCTGCAGATGAAGCTGAGTGTCCGGTAGCACCCTCTGTTGTTCTCGCGTATCTAAATGCATCACATAATGAAGGAGAAACGCTTGTAGGTGAACGTCTATTGACATCTGAGGCGATGAAGTCGACTGCAATGCACGAATACGAGCAGCAGGTAGTACGATATGAGATTATAAATGGTAGAGAAAGTAAAAAccgaaacaaaatatttcacacaCAGCTGCAAGTTTCAAAAGGTGTCGATCTAGCAATGATTAATACGACAAAACTCCGAGAGGTTGATGTTGCTGCTACTATTGAGATGATGATGGACGAATCAGATACCAGTTGGTTGTTTCAACCAGAAGGCGTACTCAGGATTTTTATAATTTTCTTAGCTTTGATAGTGTTTGGAGAGTTTATGCAGGCTCCGACGTTTGCACTGGGTGACACGGCTACCCTGGATTGTCTTGACGGAGATTACGATAGATATGGACAACAGAGAGTTTGGGGATCAGTAGGATTCGGAGTATG TGCTTTCGGTGTAGGTGCATTGGTAGATTCGACAAGAACAACTTACGTCAAGTGTGGCATAACGATGGTATTTAGTAATTATCGAGTGGCGTTCTGTTGCTACGCTGTCGTCGTTTTTATGGCACTTATTGTAGCATCACGACTTAAGTTTAAA GAGCATGATAAAGACCAAAAATCTGATCATGACATCATGGAGCTGATGAAAACACTTTGTTGTATATGCCACGTCTCTGTTTTACTGGTTATGTTTTTCTTCGGAATTTGCAACGGTGCCATATTTGGTTTCTTGTTTTGGCATTTGGAAAACCTAG GTGCATCCCAATTACTGATGGGAACGTCCAGTCTCATTTCACCAGCATCAGAAATTATCATGTTTTTCCTGTCATATCGAGTCATAGCACTGATTGGTCATATTAATGTTCTACACCTGGGATTAGCAAGCTTCTCCATCAGATTCTTAATTTATGCTGTTATAGACAACCCATGGTGGGTTTTACCCACAGAAGCCCTTCAAG GTGTGTCATATGCTGCAGTGTGGACTGCACTGACATCATATCTTGCATTGGCTGTACCGAGTGATTCCTTTGCTACAATTCAAGGTATATTACATGGCGTCTATTGGGGCCTAGGATTTGGCGTTGGCAATTTTCTAACTGGTGTTCTCATCGAGTATTACGGGGCAGTGAATACATTCATGGGATTCAGCGTGGCTAGTTCTGTTGTACTTGTCTTGTTCGTCATTCTTCAATGT ATTTGTCCAAAACCTGAGTTCCTCAAGAAAggttacaacaaaataaatggtGCTGTGTCAGcagaaaaaatggaaaaagatTAG
- the LOC144447195 gene encoding cytochrome P450 2U1-like translates to MAPVDSILLWNTTQLIIVFLVIFFTLVLFFRRPRNLPPGPKGLPIVGCLLSLSTKPYKTFLKWGQVYGDVMSVRLGTELVVVLNSREAIKDAFVKQAAKFSSRPANSTQALLFKQTGLGHSPPPTWQVLRKQAMKTLHQYGMGKTLTEERILDECDFLVRRLNNHLNKSIDLRHLFSNAVSNILCAMLFGSRFDYDDDNFKELLGLNEAVLKDFLSSNLLTFIPILWYFPLPIKYSLIKNWHKVRDYFDEKIKEHKIMIQNQTDGECMIDWYLLKAKEIQEKKIQDPSLACLSDLDHLRVTWFQLFLGGTDTSSNALLWTVLYLAKYPDFQDRCVKDIENGIGMDKTPSFADKSKLPFIEAIILEIQRIATLVPLTVPHKTSEPVTLHGYSIPENTTVFANLWAVHMDGTEWEDPEIFDPERFLDENGNINKMKSNRIMPFGIGPRECIGLQLAKVEIFLFLTSLLQRFEFKLPEGDNPSTEGTLGIVHMPHPYKVFIHSRDKP, encoded by the exons ATGGCGCCTGTCGACTCAATTCTGCTGTGGAACACTACGCAGTTGATTATCGTCTTCTTGGTGATATTTTTCACCTTAGTGTTGTTTTTCCGTCGTCCAAGAAATCTACCCCCTGGTCCAAAAGGTTTGCCTATCGTTGGATGTTTGCTTTCTCTAAGCACAAAACCATACAAGACTTTCTTGAAATGGGGTCAGGTTTATGGAGATGTGATGAGTGTTCGGTTGGGGACAGAATTGGTAGTGGTACTGAACAGTCGTGAAGCCATTAAAGATGCTTTCGTCAAACAAGCTGCCAAGTTTTCATCCAGGCCAGCGAATTCAACTCAAGCGCTTCTGTTTAAACAAACAG GTCTCGGTCATTCACCTCCGCCTACTTGGCAAGTTCTCCGTAAACAGGCAATGAAAACCCTACATCAGTATGGCATGGGAAAAACCCTAACAGAAGAACGCATTCTCGATGAATGCGATTTTCTCGTCAGACGACTCAATAACCACCTGAACAAGTCGATTGATCTTCGCCACCTCTTCTCGAATGCTGTCTCCAACATATTATGCGCAATGTTGTTTGGCAGTAGATTTGATTACGATGATGATAACTTCAAAGAACTTCTTGGATTAAATGAAGCCGTGCTGAAAGATTTCCTTTCATCTAATTTGTTAACATTCATTCCCATTCTTTGGTATTTCCCGTTACCGATCAAATACAGCCTCATCAAAAATTGGCATAAAGTCCGTgattattttgatgaaaaaataaagGAACACAAGATAATGATCCAAAACCAAACCGATGGCGAGTGTATGATAGATTGGTATCTTTTGAAAGCCAAAGAGATTCAGGAAAAGAAGATTCAAGACCCATCTCTTGCTTGTCTAAGTGATTTGGACCATCTGCGTGTCACATGGTTTCAACTATTCCTGGGCGGAACTGACACATCATCAAATGCGTTACTTTGGACCGTGTTGTATCTAGCTAAGTATCCAGACTTTCAGGATAGGTGCGTTAAGGACATTGAAAATGGAATTGGTATGGATAAGACACCAAGCTTTGCTGATAAATCGAAACTTCCTTTCATTGAAGCCATTATTCTGGAAATTCAACGGATCGCAACGTTAGTGCCACTAACAGTTCCACACAAAACATCAGAACCTGTCACACTTCACGGTTACTCCATTCCGGAGAACACAACGGTCTTTGCTAATCTTTGGGCAGTTCATATGGATGGAACAGAATGGGAAGATCCTGAGATATTTGATCCCGAACGCTTTCTTGATGAAAATGGCAACATTAACAAGATGAAGAGCAATAGAATAATGCCATTTGGGATAG GTCCTCGTGAGTGCATTGGATTACAACTTGCTAAAGTTGAAATCTTCTTATTTCTGACTTCATTACTCCAACGATTCGAGTTTAAGCTACCTGAAGGGGATAACCCATCAACGGAAGGAACTCTCGGGATCGTTCATATGCCGCATCCGTACAAGGTGTTTATCCACAGCCGTGACAAACCATAG